The following are encoded together in the Lactuca sativa cultivar Salinas chromosome 1, Lsat_Salinas_v11, whole genome shotgun sequence genome:
- the LOC111915365 gene encoding acetate--CoA ligase CCL3 has product MAMEGRRHEKERDIDDLPKNEANYTALTPLWFLKRAALVHPHRRSVVHGSVQYTWLQTYLRCCRLSSALSKHSVGFGSTVAVIAPNIPAMYEAHFGVPMSGAVINAVNIRLNAPTIAFLLEHSASAVIMVDQEYFKVAEKALKILQEKIKTNFKPPILIVIKDKSSECDPNNLQYAIAKGAIEYEKFLESGDPEFIWKPPQDEWHSIALGYTSGTTSSPKGVVLHHRGAYLAATSNVVVWGIPEGAVYLWTLPMFHCNGWCFTWTLAAICGTNICLRQVTAKGVYSAIANHGATHFCAAPVVLNTIVNAPPKDTILPLPRKVHVMTAGAAPPPSVLFKMSQNGFRVTHTYGLSETYGPSTICAWKPEWDDLPPETQAKLNARQGVPYTALEGLEVMDTKTFRPVPSDGTTVGEIVFRGNIVMKGYLKNPKANTEAFANGWFHSGDLAVKHPDGYIEIKDRSKDIIISGGENISSVEVENTLYQHPMVGEASVVARPDTRWGESPCAFVTLKEGIGEYDEGKIADDIMKFCRSKMPAYWVPKSVVFGPLPKTATGKVQKHLLRAKAKEMGPVKMSKL; this is encoded by the exons ATGGCGATGGAGGGAAGAAGACATGAAAAGGAGAGAGACATCGATGATTTGCCGAAAAACGAAGCAAACTACACAGCACTAACTCCACTTTGGTTTTTGAAAAGAGCTGCTCTGGTTCACCCCCACCGTAGGTCGGTTGTGCACGGCTCCGTTCAGTACACATGGCTTCAAACTTACCTGCGTTGCTGCCGATTATCCTCCGCTCTTTCCAAACACTCCGTCGGATTCGGTTCAACG GTAGCAGTGATTGCACCCAACATTCCAGCCATGTACGAAGCTCATTTTGGAGTTCCAATGAGTGGAGCAGTCATAAATGCAGTAAACATTCGTCTAAACGCTCCAACAATCGCCTTCCTTCTAGAACACTCAGCATCCGCAGTCATAATGGTGGATCAAGAATATTTCAAAGTAGCTGAAAAAGCTTTAAAGATTCtacaagaaaaaataaaaaccaatttcAAGCCCCCAATTCTAATTGTCATCAAAGACAAAAGCAGTGAATGTGATCCAAACAATCTGCAATATGCTATAGCAAAAGGCGCAATTGAATACGAGAAGTTTCTAGAATCCGGTGACCCTGAATTTATATGGAAACCACCACAAGATGAGTGGCATAGTATTGCTTTGGGGTATACTTCGGGCACAACATCAAGCCCTAAAGGGGTGGTTTTGCATCATCGAGGCGCTTACCTGGCAGCCACTAGTAATGTTGTGGTGTGGGGTATACCGGAAGGAGCCGTGTACCTTTGGACTTTGCCTATGTTTCATTGCAATGGTTGGTGTTTCACTTGGACTCTCGCTGCTATTTGTGGGACCAACATATGTCTTAGACAG GTGACAGCGAAAGGTGTATACTCTGCAATAGCCAATCACGGTGCCACACATTTTTGTGCCGCCCCGGTGGTTCTCAACACGATAGTCAACGCACCGCCCAAAGACACCATCCTCCCACTCCCCCGCAAAGTCCATGTCATGACGGCTGGAGCGGCCCCACCGCCATCTGTCCTCTTCAAAATGTCCCAAAATGGGTTCCGTGTAACACACACATACGGCCTCTCAGAAACCTACGGTCCGTCAACAATATGCGCGTGGAAGCCCGAATGGGATGACCTCCCGCCCGAAACACAAGCGAAACTAAACGCTCGCCAGGGTGTCCCTTACACAGCCTTGGAAGGGCTAGAAGTAATGGACACCAAGACATTCCGACCGGTCCCGTCAGACGGGACCACAGTCGGAGAAATCGTGTTCCGTGGGAACATCGTAATGAAAGGGTATTTAAAAAACCCAAAAGCAAACACCGAGGCGTTTGCCAATGGTTGGTTTCACTCTGGTGACTTAGCTGTGAAGCATCCGGATGGGTATATTGAGATTAAAGATAGGTCGAAGGATATTATTATATCGGGAGGTGAGAATATTAGTAGTGTTGAGGTTGAAAATACATTGTATCAACATCCGATGGTTGGTGAAGCTTCGGTGGTGGCTAGACCGGATACAAGATGGGGTGAATCACCGTGTGCATTTGTGACTTTAAAAGAAGGGATTGGAGAATATGATGAAGGTAAAATTGCGGATGATATTATGAAATTTTGTCGTTCGAAAATGCCGGCTTATTGGGTGCCAAAATCGGTTGTTTTTGGTCCGTTGCCAAAGACTGCAACGGGAAAGGTTCAGAAACATTTGTTGAGGGCGAAAGCGAAGGAGATGGGGCCTGTTAAGATGAGTAAGTTGTGA